Below is a genomic region from Cloeon dipterum chromosome 2, ieCloDipt1.1, whole genome shotgun sequence.
TGCATCGAATGGCACCACTACTGTAAGTTAcatttttcgtttcttttcGCGGCAACAACTTTCACAATCGTATATATTGTCCTAGGTCCGGATTGGCTCGTCCGTGGTGATTGAGAAAGATACATGCTTGGCCACGACATTCAAATCGGAGCGTTTGCCCCACGTGCCAGGGCAAAAATTGCTCCGCATTGTCCGCGTCGACAAAATCAGCGTCCCCAAAGGCTCTCAATCAGAATCAGAAAAAGTGCTCGCTGCGTCAAAGATTCGATTTGCAGTCACCTGTTTCGTCAGAGCTGCTGAGACAAACAGTTGTTCTATGGAAACACCTACAAATCTGCTGCACTTGTCTTCTTACCGTGATATATCATTTACCAAACCTTccgcctttttaaaaaacatttcctttACAGAAACCGAGATTTCTGGTGCACTCTTTGTCTCAGTGGTGAACGTGTTATTTCTTCCTACCCTAGAAGTTAAGTACATTGATGACGTTGACCAATACGGAATGGCGACATACGTCTGCAATGGAATGCTCGACTTGCAAAACCAAAAAGTTGTATTCAAAAGTTGCATACGCCTGATTTCGTGGTAAAAATATGTTCTGTTCTCAGCTTTCGAAGATTGGTAGCGCCATTTCGTCACTCAAGAGTGTTCCTCCTGCTATCCAAAGGAAGCCACTCCGATGTCTTGATCTCTTTGCAGGATGCGGTGGATTGACCCTCGGATTGGAAATGAGCAAACTGACTTCCAGCCTGTGGGCACTTGACTCAGATCCTATCGCATGCAAAACTTTTGCGGAGAATTTCCAACATGCCACAGTTTTCCAAGCAACTGCAACAGATTGGTTAAAGGAGCTGAGAAGTGTAAGTCTTTTTTTGATTCCTAGCAagaacaatttcaaatttctataTCCTATTAAGGGCCAACTGCTATCAAAGAAGGGTCAAAGACTGCCGCAACGCGGCGATGTAGAAATGATCGTAGGTGGCCCTCCGTGTCAGGGATTTTCACACCTAAATCGATTCAAGACAAGCAGCAAAGCTGCGAAGAACGTAGTTACTTTAATTGCTTTCAGATCGTGTTCTATTTTGAGTTTCGTGTTTTTTCAGAAATCCCAGGTTCCAGCATTTCTAGACATCGTCGCTTTCTACAAACCagaatgctttttaatggaaaacGTCAAGTCATTCATTACAGAGGAAGGTGGAAAGCACTTCTTTGGGGCGCTGCAGACAACAAAAGAAATGGGGTACTATTTCCGATTCATGGTCTTGCAGGCTGCCGATTTTGGCGCACCACAACAGCGGCCAAGGTTGTTATACACTCATTCCGTCTTACGCCCTCTAACAAAAGTGCTCTTCTACTAGGTTTTTCCTATTTGGCACGCTTGACATCGGACGGTTGGCTGGTAAACCCATTGCCACCCATTTCTCTGGGCTCACGATGACTAGTGTCAAAGCTGGCAATCATACTCTGGTTGGGAGCTAAACGACTCATGCTCCCCACCATAACCGAAATTAACActtat
It encodes:
- the LOC135937593 gene encoding DNA (cytosine-5)-methyltransferase PliMCI-like, coding for MQNKCRNNANAVQESDNETRIRQPVRIGSSVVIEKDTCLATTFKSERLPHVPGQKLLRIVRVDKISVPKGSQSESEKVLAASKIRFAVTCFVRAAETNSCSMETPTNLLHLSSYQTEISGALFVSVVNVLFLPTLEVKYIDDVDQYGMATYVCNGMLDLQNQKLSKIGSAISSLKSVPPAIQRKPLRCLDLFAGCGGLTLGLEMSKLTSSLWALDSDPIACKTFAENFQHATVFQATATDWLKELRSGQLLSKKGQRLPQRGDVEMIVGGPPCQGFSHLNRFKTSSKAAKNKSQVPAFLDIVAFYKPECFLMENVKSFITEEGGKHFFGALQTTKEMGYYFRFMVLQAADFGAPQQRPRFFLFGTLDIGRLAGKPIATHFSGLTMTSVKAGNHTLSFEDKQEAYFQKVSVFHAIGDLPDVETLESSNKSCYNAITSTFQSKMRVGSEKLRMHKLPTSISPEDKKRMTMIPQGSDWRCLPRYEDEERFKAGMPLAPKSLVKSAHSNGDWRGAYGRLQWSDLFMTVLTRPCIASKTGKIIHPMYHRTLSLREYARAQTFPDRFKFKGALTQVQKQVGYHQNSIPFQHCRMHHHWLDSASTPATAS